CGATGTGTGGACGGTTGGCCCCGCGCCGTCGAGGAAGCGGGACACGCCGGGGGCATGCGGCGCATGTGCGCGAGAAGCGGTTCCCAGACGCGAGGCGATTTTGTTGGGTGGTGCTTTGGCGTTTCGGGGCATTTGCGTCAGAGACAGGGCGAATCGGACATGAAGCCTTCGCAACGCAAGATCACGGTGGCACTGCTGGCCATCCCCGAGGTGGGTGCCGCCACCCTTTACGGCATTCACGACGTTCTGGCGGGGGTGCACCGCGACTGGCAAATGGTGCACCGAGGCCCGGCGATGACTTCGCCTTTCAGGCCGTTGGTGGTCAGTCGCGATGGCGTGCCTTTGCGTGTCGGCAACGGCGTTCTGGTGACACCCGATGCGGGCTTGGCCGATCATCCTGTGCCCGACGTGATCTGCGTCACCGACGTGATGCTTCCACCGGAGTTCGATGTGCGGGCGCGGTATGCGAGCGAGATCGCCTGGCTTCGCCAGGCCTGGCAGCGCGGCGCAACGCTTGCGTCCGCTTGCTCGGGGGCCTTGTTGCTGGCGGCGACCGACCTACTGGATGGATTCGATGCCACGTCGCACTGGGCGTATTGCGATCATCTGGCACGTCAATACCCGCGCACACGCTGGAACGCCGACAGAGGCCTGGTGGTGACCGGTCCTCAGGGCCGGATACTGATGGCGGGCAGCGGGAGTTCCTGGCACATGCTCGCGCTTGCGCTGGTCGCACGCCACGTGTCTGCCGAAGACGCCATGCGCGTGGCGCGCATCAACCTGTTCAATCTGGACGAGACCAGCCCGCTGGCCTACGCATCATTGCTGCGTTCAGCCACCAGCGATCCGCTGATCGAACGTTGCCAGGCATGGGCCGCCCACCACTACAGAAGCGCTGCACCGGTCGCCAAGATGAGCAGCCTCTCTGGTTTGAGCCAGCGGACCTTTCAGCGGCGTTTCTACGCTGCAACCGGCATGAGCCCCCTTGATTACGTGCACATGCTGCGGCTTGAGGAAGCCAAACAGATGTTGGAATCAACCACCCTCTCTGTCGAGGCCATTGCGCGCGAAGTGGGCTACCAGGACGTGGGTTTCTTCAGCCGCTTGTTCAAGCGCAAGGTCAGCCTGAGCGCGGTTCAGTACCGGAATCGATTTTTCGCGTTGGGCAGTCGTTTGCGCGCGCTGAGCGCTTGAGGAACAACGGTGCGGCTTCAGTGGCTGGTTGGTTCCGTCGCGTCGGCTCTTGAAGTCCCCGTGTTCAGGGTACTCAGCACGAGACTCAGCAGCCTGGCCGCGAAGTCTTCATCGATGGGCGCGTGATCGAACAGCAGTCGGTACCACAGCGGTCCGAACAGCATATCGAGCACCAGTTCATGGTCGCAGTCGGGTGCGATCTCTCGGCGTCTCTGCGCGCTCAGCAAAAGCCGCAGGCCAGCTTCTCGCCGCGGAATGATCACCTTGTGTTTGATGAGATCGGAGGTGGTCGTGTCGTATTGCGCCTCGGCCACGAGCGAACGCAGGATTTCGCGCCAACTGTCATCGTTCACGCGGCGGATCGTGGCCATCAGGTAGCGGTGCAGTTCTTCGCGCAGGTTTGGGGCGTCGGGCGTGATGACGTCACCTGGAATGCCAGCCATGTAGAGGTCCAGCAGCAACGCGCCCTTGGTGGGCCAGCGCCGGTAGATCGAGGCCTTGGACACACCCGCGTTGCTCGCCACCCGCTCGATGGAGAAATGCGCATAGCCCGCGGAGCGAAGCAAGTCCCTCGCCGCGGTGAGGATGGCCTCATGGGTCTGGGGATTGCGCGGGCGGCCGCGTCCAGCGCGGTCGGCAGCTTCAGCCGGGTGGGAGCGGGTCATAGGGGTTTCCCCTTATATAAGGTACGGTGCGTACCGTTTTATATTTTACGAAACGGCACGTGCCGTATTTTGGAGGTGTTTCATGAGTTCCCGCCTTCTTCGTGGTCTGTTGCTGGCCATGGCTGCGTTGACGCTGAGCGTCGCCCAGGCTGCCTCGTTCAAGTGGGCATCGCAGGACGACGCGACCACCCTCGATCCGCATGCCTTCAACCACGGCATGACCTTGACGCTCCTCAACCACATCTATGAAGGCCTGGTGCGACGCGACAAGGACATGCGCATCGAGCCGGGTCTGGCGGTGCGGTGGGAGCAGCCCACCCCCACAAGTTGGGTCTTTCACCTCCGCCAGGGCGTGCGCTTTCACGATGGTTCGCCGCTGACGGCGGAAGACGTGGCGTTTTCGATCGAGCGCGCGATGCACAAGGACTCTGACATGAAGGTGTTTGCCGCATCGATCGTGTCGGCCAAAGCCCGAGATGCCAGCACGGTGGTCATCGAGACGGCCTTCCCCAATGCCGCGCTGCTCCAGTCGTTGCCGGAGCTGCGTGTGATGTCCAAGGGGTGGAGTGAGCGCAACAACGCGACCACGCCCGCCAACATGCGTATGAAGCAGGAGAACGCAGCCACCCGCCAAGCCAACGGCACCGGCCCGTTCAAGTTGGAGAGCCGCGAACCGGACGTTCGAACGGTGTTGGTCCGCAATGAGCAGTGGTGGGGCAAGCACACCACCAACATCCAGCGAGCGGAGCTCGTGAAGATCAGCTCCGACGCCACACGGGTCGCCGCGCTGTTGTCGGGCGAGGTCGACTTTGCCTATCCCATCCCGCTCCAGGATGTGCCCCGGCTGGACACGAGCGATCGTGTGAAGGTCATGCAAGGCCCAGAAATCCGTGTGATGTTCCTGTCCTTGGACCAGGGCAGCGACGAACTCAAGTACGCGAACGTCAAAGGGAAGAACCCCTTCAAAGACCAACGTGTTCGGCAGGCGTTGTATCAGGCCATTGATATCGAAGCCATTCGCACACGGATCATGCGCAACAGCGTGAAGACCACGGGCATCCTGGTGGCCACGGGCGTCAACTCGGTCGATCCCGCGGCCAGCCAGCGCCAGTTTCCTTTCGATCCCGAGGCGGCGTCGCGGCTGATGGCGCAAGCGGGCTATGGCAGCGGATTCGAAGTCACGCTCGACTGCCCGAACGATCGTTACGTGAACGACGAACAGGTATGCATCGCCGTGGCGTCCATGCTGGCGCGCATAGGCGTCAAGGTCGCCGTCAATCCGCTGCCCGCGGCGCGCTTCTTCCAGAAGATCGGTTCTGGCGACAGCAGCTTCAACTTCTTCGGCTACACGCCGAGCAACCTCGATGCTTACAACACCCTGGAGGTGATCATGGCCAGCCGCCAGGGTGGCTCCGGCCAGTGGAACGTGGGCCGGTACAGCAACCCGCAGGTCGATGCGCTCATCCAGCGAGTGCTCAGCGAAATGGATCCGCGGCGGCGCACCGAACTCGTGACCCAGGCGCTCAGCCTGCACAAGCAGGACGTGGGTCACATCCCGCTCTACCAGCAAGGTCTGGCCTGGGGTATGAAGAAGTCGGTCGACGCCGTGCTGCAGATCGACAACCGGGTCAACCTCAACCACATCTCGGTGAAGTAGGTCCATGCTCGGATTTCTTCTGCAGCGATTGCTCGCAAGCGTCGGCGTGATGCTCGTCGTCACCGTCATCGCTTTCACACTGTTCCAGTTCGTCGGCGATCCCGTGAACCAGATGTTGGGCAACGAAGCGAGCGAAGCCGACCGCTCGCGCGTGCGTGCCGAACTCGGACTGGACGATTCCGTGGCGACGCAGTTCGCCCGCTACGTCGGGCACTTGGTCAGCGGCGATCTCGGACAGTCACTGCGGCAAGGTCGACCCGTGGCCGAGATGTTCATGGAGCGCCTTCCAGCGACC
This is a stretch of genomic DNA from Hydrogenophaga crocea. It encodes these proteins:
- a CDS encoding GlxA family transcriptional regulator, whose protein sequence is MKPSQRKITVALLAIPEVGAATLYGIHDVLAGVHRDWQMVHRGPAMTSPFRPLVVSRDGVPLRVGNGVLVTPDAGLADHPVPDVICVTDVMLPPEFDVRARYASEIAWLRQAWQRGATLASACSGALLLAATDLLDGFDATSHWAYCDHLARQYPRTRWNADRGLVVTGPQGRILMAGSGSSWHMLALALVARHVSAEDAMRVARINLFNLDETSPLAYASLLRSATSDPLIERCQAWAAHHYRSAAPVAKMSSLSGLSQRTFQRRFYAATGMSPLDYVHMLRLEEAKQMLESTTLSVEAIAREVGYQDVGFFSRLFKRKVSLSAVQYRNRFFALGSRLRALSA
- a CDS encoding TetR/AcrR family transcriptional regulator, with protein sequence MTRSHPAEAADRAGRGRPRNPQTHEAILTAARDLLRSAGYAHFSIERVASNAGVSKASIYRRWPTKGALLLDLYMAGIPGDVITPDAPNLREELHRYLMATIRRVNDDSWREILRSLVAEAQYDTTTSDLIKHKVIIPRREAGLRLLLSAQRRREIAPDCDHELVLDMLFGPLWYRLLFDHAPIDEDFAARLLSLVLSTLNTGTSRADATEPTSH
- a CDS encoding ABC transporter substrate-binding protein; the encoded protein is MSSRLLRGLLLAMAALTLSVAQAASFKWASQDDATTLDPHAFNHGMTLTLLNHIYEGLVRRDKDMRIEPGLAVRWEQPTPTSWVFHLRQGVRFHDGSPLTAEDVAFSIERAMHKDSDMKVFAASIVSAKARDASTVVIETAFPNAALLQSLPELRVMSKGWSERNNATTPANMRMKQENAATRQANGTGPFKLESREPDVRTVLVRNEQWWGKHTTNIQRAELVKISSDATRVAALLSGEVDFAYPIPLQDVPRLDTSDRVKVMQGPEIRVMFLSLDQGSDELKYANVKGKNPFKDQRVRQALYQAIDIEAIRTRIMRNSVKTTGILVATGVNSVDPAASQRQFPFDPEAASRLMAQAGYGSGFEVTLDCPNDRYVNDEQVCIAVASMLARIGVKVAVNPLPAARFFQKIGSGDSSFNFFGYTPSNLDAYNTLEVIMASRQGGSGQWNVGRYSNPQVDALIQRVLSEMDPRRRTELVTQALSLHKQDVGHIPLYQQGLAWGMKKSVDAVLQIDNRVNLNHISVK